From Streptomyces yatensis, one genomic window encodes:
- a CDS encoding alpha/beta hydrolase fold domain-containing protein, with product MANTTPDPAATAPLGPPPFDPELIAPLAAINGILRPGGSGADPEAGDGQGVPGMETLTNEDLERDGAFLVEERSVPGPADAPEVSLLICRLADAATPVPALYHIHGGGMTVGHNRLGMPELLDLAQELRLSVVSVEYRLAPGTRHPGPVEDCYAGLRWTAEHAEELGIDPARIVVVGGSAGGGLGAAVALQARDRGGPALFGQLLMCPMLDDRNDTPSALQMTGIGVWDRAANEAGWTALLGDARGGDDVSPYAAPARATDLSGLPPAFIDVGSAETFRDEDVDYARRIWRAGGTAELHVWSGAFHGFSGMAPEAAVSRDAREARRRWLRRLLAH from the coding sequence ATGGCGAACACCACCCCCGACCCGGCGGCCACGGCGCCGCTCGGGCCGCCGCCGTTCGACCCGGAGCTCATCGCGCCACTCGCGGCCATCAACGGGATACTGCGGCCCGGTGGATCCGGGGCGGATCCGGAGGCGGGGGACGGTCAGGGCGTGCCCGGTATGGAGACGCTGACGAACGAGGATCTGGAGCGCGACGGGGCTTTCCTGGTCGAGGAGCGGTCCGTCCCCGGCCCGGCGGACGCGCCGGAGGTCTCGCTGCTGATCTGCCGGTTGGCCGACGCGGCCACTCCCGTACCGGCGCTGTATCACATCCACGGCGGTGGCATGACGGTCGGCCACAACCGCCTGGGCATGCCCGAGTTGCTCGACCTCGCGCAGGAACTGCGGCTCTCCGTGGTGTCCGTCGAATACCGCCTCGCGCCGGGGACCCGGCATCCGGGACCGGTCGAGGACTGTTACGCCGGGCTGCGCTGGACCGCCGAACACGCCGAAGAGCTGGGCATCGACCCGGCGCGCATCGTGGTCGTGGGCGGCAGCGCCGGTGGCGGCCTCGGCGCGGCCGTCGCGCTGCAGGCCCGGGACCGCGGCGGCCCGGCCCTGTTCGGGCAGCTGCTGATGTGTCCCATGCTCGACGACCGCAACGACACGCCGTCCGCCCTGCAGATGACCGGGATCGGGGTGTGGGACCGCGCCGCCAACGAGGCCGGATGGACCGCGCTGCTCGGCGACGCACGCGGGGGCGACGACGTCTCGCCGTACGCCGCACCCGCCCGTGCCACGGATCTGTCCGGACTGCCGCCCGCGTTCATCGACGTCGGCTCGGCGGAGACCTTCCGCGACGAGGACGTGGACTACGCCCGCCGCATCTGGCGAGCCGGGGGAACGGCCGAACTGCACGTCTGGTCCGGTGCCTTCCACGGCTTCAGCGGCATGGCACCGGAGGCCGCCGTCTCGCGGGACGCACGGGAGGCGCGGCGGCGGTGGCTGCGCAGGCTCCTGGCCCACTGA
- a CDS encoding SDR family oxidoreductase, whose translation MRETSSTSHVALVTGANQGIGAATARALAARGVAVLCTYLRPPAPGEGDAADPYHAARSIDGEEVAARIRRAGGRAEAFEADLGDPAVPGRLFDLAEDRLGPVDILVNNASGWIQDTFTPDPADRFDRPLRPVTAQTWSRQFAVDAMAPALLIGELARRHRARGADWGRIVGLTSGGELGFPGEVSYGAAKAAQTDYTLSAAAELASLGITANVVQPPVTDTGWVTDEVRRFVASSATHFHVADPDEVAKTIVFLASDEAALITGNVITLR comes from the coding sequence GTGCGGGAAACATCGTCAACCAGCCATGTCGCCCTGGTGACGGGGGCGAACCAGGGAATCGGCGCCGCGACGGCACGAGCGCTGGCGGCCCGCGGGGTCGCGGTGCTCTGCACCTATCTGCGTCCGCCCGCCCCCGGCGAGGGGGACGCCGCGGATCCGTACCACGCCGCGCGATCCATCGACGGCGAGGAGGTCGCGGCGCGGATCCGCCGGGCCGGCGGGCGGGCCGAGGCGTTCGAGGCGGACCTCGGCGACCCCGCGGTTCCGGGGCGGCTCTTCGACCTCGCGGAGGACCGCCTGGGCCCGGTCGACATCCTGGTCAACAACGCCTCGGGATGGATCCAGGACACCTTCACCCCCGATCCGGCCGACCGGTTCGACCGGCCGCTGCGGCCCGTCACCGCCCAGACCTGGTCCCGGCAGTTCGCGGTGGACGCGATGGCGCCGGCGCTGCTGATCGGTGAGCTGGCCCGCCGCCACCGGGCACGCGGTGCCGACTGGGGGCGGATCGTGGGCCTGACCTCGGGAGGGGAACTCGGTTTCCCCGGAGAGGTGTCCTACGGCGCGGCGAAGGCGGCGCAGACCGACTACACCCTGTCGGCGGCCGCGGAGCTGGCCTCCCTCGGCATCACGGCCAATGTGGTGCAGCCGCCCGTGACCGACACCGGGTGGGTCACGGACGAGGTCCGGCGGTTCGTCGCCTCGAGCGCCACCCATTTCCATGTCGCCGATCCGGACGAGGTCGCGAAGACCATCGTCTTCCTCGCCTCGGACGAGGCCGCACTCATCACCGGAAACGTCATCACCCTTCGCTGA
- a CDS encoding TIGR03943 family putative permease subunit has product MNRKAQAIVLFLIGGAVLRAGFTGLYLRYVKAGLRPLLLAAGVVLIAAAVATLWYERPRTADGDPHPEEGDGGHAHREPRVSWLLVLPLFALILVAPPALGSYTAMHTGTALQRPWGFPALPAGDPLRLNVADYAGRAVYDHGRSLEHRRIEVTGFVALDGHGAPYLVRMALNCCAADAQPVKIGLTGRIPPVLQPDTWLRVIGTYTRKRTKDPVGGGAIPYLEVSGSRPVPAPRDPYDESWNG; this is encoded by the coding sequence GTGAACCGGAAGGCCCAGGCGATCGTGCTGTTCCTCATCGGCGGGGCGGTGCTGCGGGCCGGTTTCACCGGCCTGTACCTGCGCTATGTGAAGGCGGGGCTGCGCCCGTTGCTCCTCGCGGCCGGTGTCGTCCTGATCGCGGCCGCCGTCGCCACCCTCTGGTACGAGCGGCCGCGCACGGCCGACGGCGACCCGCACCCGGAGGAGGGCGACGGCGGCCATGCCCACCGGGAACCACGGGTCTCCTGGCTCCTCGTGCTCCCGCTGTTCGCCCTCATCCTGGTGGCGCCGCCCGCGCTGGGCTCGTACACCGCCATGCACACCGGCACGGCGCTGCAACGCCCCTGGGGCTTCCCCGCGCTCCCCGCCGGTGACCCGCTCCGGCTCAACGTGGCCGACTACGCGGGCCGTGCGGTGTACGACCACGGGCGCTCGCTGGAGCACCGCAGGATCGAGGTCACCGGTTTCGTCGCCCTCGACGGCCACGGCGCCCCCTACCTCGTCCGCATGGCCCTCAACTGCTGTGCCGCCGATGCCCAGCCCGTCAAGATCGGGCTGACCGGGCGGATCCCCCCGGTGCTGCAACCCGACACCTGGCTCCGGGTCATCGGCACCTACACCCGCAAACGGACCAAGGACCCCGTGGGCGGTGGCGCCATCCCGTACCTCGAGGTCAGCGGCTCCCGGCCGGTCCCGGCCCCGCGCGATCCGTACGACGAGAGCTGGAACGGCTGA
- a CDS encoding SDR family NAD(P)-dependent oxidoreductase: protein MSGELSGATALVTGATAGIGRAVALRLAALGAEVVVHGRDARRGAEVVEEVSAAGATARFVAADLAEADDVRRLADEAGEVDVLVNNAGVYRFADTAGTSPEMFDVHMAINARAPLLLVGRLAPGMAARGHGAIVNLSTIAAGAPARNAGAYGASKAALELLTRVWADEFGGRGVRVNAVRSGPVRTPGTSEMGEEALRTVARATVLDRPAAPEEIAEAVLFLVSSRASYITGAILEARGGELAIG from the coding sequence ATGAGTGGTGAGCTGTCCGGAGCCACGGCCCTGGTCACGGGCGCCACGGCGGGGATCGGCCGCGCCGTGGCGCTGCGTCTGGCGGCCCTGGGGGCCGAGGTGGTCGTCCACGGCCGGGACGCGCGGCGGGGTGCGGAGGTGGTCGAGGAGGTGTCCGCGGCGGGGGCCACGGCCAGGTTCGTGGCGGCGGATCTCGCCGAGGCCGACGATGTGCGGCGGCTGGCCGACGAGGCGGGGGAGGTGGACGTCCTGGTCAACAACGCCGGCGTCTACCGGTTCGCGGACACCGCCGGGACCTCGCCCGAGATGTTCGACGTCCATATGGCCATCAACGCCCGCGCACCGCTGCTGCTGGTCGGGCGGCTCGCACCGGGCATGGCCGCTCGGGGCCACGGGGCCATCGTCAATCTCAGCACCATCGCCGCCGGTGCCCCCGCCCGCAACGCCGGGGCGTACGGCGCCTCGAAGGCCGCGCTGGAGCTGCTGACCCGGGTGTGGGCCGATGAGTTCGGCGGCCGGGGAGTCCGGGTCAACGCCGTCCGTTCGGGCCCGGTCCGTACGCCGGGCACCTCCGAGATGGGAGAGGAGGCGCTACGGACCGTGGCGCGGGCCACGGTCCTGGACCGGCCCGCGGCGCCCGAGGAGATCGCCGAAGCCGTGCTGTTCCTGGTCTCCTCGCGCGCGAGCTACATCACCGGCGCCATCCTCGAGGCCCGGGGCGGCGAACTCGCCATCGGCTGA
- a CDS encoding IlvD/Edd family dehydratase — protein sequence MTDTGTHGRRRSAAWFGAEGRSGMVYRSWMRNQGYSGEVFDGRPVIGIATTWSELAPCNSHLQRVAESVKRGVWQAGGFPLEFPAMALGETLMRPTAMLYRNLLAMEAEELIRANPLDGVVLLSGCDKTTPGLLMAASSVDLPAIMVTGGPMLNGKYRGGDVGSGTQVWRFEAELAAGRMTEEECFFAEGCMARSNGHCMTMGTASTMASMAEALGMQLPYSASWPAVDSRRYETAQRAGQRIVAMVEEDLRPSQIMTRAAFENAIRVNAAIGGSTNAVIHLLAIAGRLGVPLTLDDFDALAREVPTLVDLQPSGRFLMEDFCYAGGLPVVMRELGALLHTDAATVNGRTVAENVGDAECWNREVIRTLDDPFQEAGTGTAVLRGNLAPNGAVIKQSAASRHLLQHRGRALVFDTPEDYIAVHADEDLPVDEDTVLVIRGSGPRGYPGMPEVSNVVLPPKLLRQGVEDMVRICDGRMSGTGFGTVVLHVAPESAVGGPLALVRDGDWITLDVPARALTLEVAEEELERRRAAWEPPPPVAARGWSRLYTEHVLQADQGLDLDFLVGSSGHEVPRESH from the coding sequence GTGACTGACACGGGAACACACGGCCGGCGGCGCAGCGCGGCCTGGTTCGGCGCGGAGGGCCGGTCCGGCATGGTCTACCGGTCCTGGATGCGCAACCAGGGCTATTCAGGGGAGGTGTTCGACGGCCGTCCGGTGATCGGCATCGCCACGACCTGGTCGGAGCTGGCGCCCTGCAACAGCCATCTGCAGCGGGTGGCGGAGTCGGTGAAACGCGGGGTCTGGCAGGCCGGTGGCTTTCCGCTGGAGTTCCCGGCGATGGCACTGGGCGAGACGTTGATGCGGCCCACCGCGATGCTGTACCGCAATCTGCTGGCCATGGAGGCCGAGGAGCTGATACGGGCCAATCCGCTGGACGGTGTGGTGCTGCTGTCCGGCTGTGACAAGACCACCCCCGGTCTGCTGATGGCCGCCTCCAGCGTCGATCTGCCGGCCATCATGGTCACCGGTGGCCCGATGCTCAACGGCAAGTACCGGGGCGGGGATGTGGGCTCGGGCACGCAGGTGTGGCGGTTCGAGGCCGAGCTCGCGGCCGGGCGGATGACCGAGGAGGAGTGCTTCTTCGCCGAGGGCTGCATGGCGCGGTCCAACGGGCACTGCATGACCATGGGGACCGCGTCCACCATGGCGTCGATGGCCGAGGCGCTCGGTATGCAACTGCCCTATTCGGCGAGCTGGCCGGCGGTGGACTCGCGGCGGTACGAGACGGCGCAGCGCGCCGGACAGCGGATCGTGGCCATGGTGGAGGAGGATCTGCGGCCGTCGCAGATCATGACCCGGGCGGCGTTCGAGAACGCGATACGGGTCAACGCGGCCATCGGCGGCTCCACCAACGCGGTGATCCATCTGCTGGCCATCGCGGGGCGGTTGGGGGTGCCGCTGACGCTCGACGACTTCGACGCGCTGGCCCGGGAGGTGCCCACACTGGTCGATCTGCAGCCCTCCGGACGGTTCCTGATGGAGGACTTCTGCTATGCCGGGGGCCTTCCGGTGGTGATGCGCGAGCTGGGCGCGCTGCTGCACACGGATGCGGCCACGGTGAACGGGCGCACGGTGGCGGAGAACGTCGGCGACGCCGAGTGCTGGAACCGCGAGGTGATCCGGACCCTGGACGACCCGTTCCAGGAGGCGGGCACCGGCACCGCGGTGCTGCGCGGCAATCTCGCACCCAACGGCGCGGTGATCAAACAGTCCGCCGCATCGCGCCATCTGCTCCAACACCGGGGCCGGGCCCTGGTGTTCGACACACCGGAGGACTACATCGCCGTTCACGCCGACGAGGACCTGCCGGTGGACGAGGACACCGTGCTGGTGATCCGGGGCAGCGGCCCCCGTGGCTACCCGGGCATGCCGGAGGTCTCCAATGTGGTGCTGCCGCCCAAGTTGCTGCGCCAGGGCGTCGAGGACATGGTGCGGATCTGCGACGGCCGGATGTCCGGCACCGGCTTCGGCACCGTCGTGCTCCATGTGGCCCCCGAATCCGCCGTCGGCGGCCCGCTGGCGCTGGTGCGCGACGGCGACTGGATCACCCTGGACGTCCCGGCGCGTGCGCTGACGCTGGAGGTGGCCGAGGAGGAGCTGGAGCGCCGGCGGGCCGCCTGGGAGCCCCCGCCACCGGTCGCCGCCCGGGGCTGGAGCAGGCTCTACACCGAGCATGTGCTCCAGGCGGACCAGGGGCTGGACCTGGACTTCCTGGTCGGTTCCAGCGGACACGAGGTGCCCCGCGAGTCCCACTGA